The segment CCAAGAAAATTTGATTGCCGTGGGCGGAGCAAGCTATCAAAATGCACCAGATTATGTGGAAGGTCAACTTTTAATGGACCCCAATACTAATCTTGAGTTTCTTCCACCGCCTGATCGCCCGAAAATAAGTTCACTCATAAAACAATATGGGATCATCTACTTTATTGAAGTCGccaaatattatgattatagcAGCCCTAGAGCCAACAATACTGTGGACAAGGTTAAGCTATCAATGTGATGTCAAATGAGTAATacttgtatacaaataaattgtataaacttattcaaacaaTATGACTGGGATCATATCTGATAATATCTGATTTGATGATTATAATTTCCTACTTTCTTTCTTTGCAGGAGCTGAAATGGCTGTTAAAAAATGCAATGAGTTTCAACCCTGGATATGTGTACCAGGCAGATGTGACCTACCTAGATTTTCTAAATAGAGTGCACCCTAGTGAGCTTGCACTTCGGGAAAGAGGACTTTGGGAGGTTCCTCATCCATGGCTAAATCTCTTTATACCCAAATCTCGAATTTTTGACTTCAACAATGGTGTTTTCAGGGACATTCTTCTTAAAAACAACTTTACCTCATCACTAATTCTTCTTTATCCTGCGTTCCGAAATAAGTAAGAAtgtctaaaaatattttgaatctccTTCTGTTTTATTCTAAATCAAAACAACGTTTGTTATTATTCATGCTTTAATTGCAGATGGGATGATAGGATGTCTGCTGTTATACCAGATGAAGATGTGTTCTACATTGCAGGATTTCTGGATTCCAGTGGGTATGATAACTGGCAGGTCTTTGTGAACAAAAATGACGAGATATTGCACTTCTGTGACAGCGCTGGTATTAAAGTTAAGCAGTATCTTGGTCATCATGAAAGCAAGGAAGAATGGATTAACCATTTCGGCTCAAAATGGAATACATTTCAGCAAAGGAAAGCTCAGTTTGATCCGAAAATGTTGCTATCACCAGGACAGAAGATTTTCAACTAACAGTTAAAAGAGTGTTAATATCTTGGATCATCTATAGTGGGTTTGTGAAGGGTAATAATTCATTGTATGATTCGAAATATATTCTGTACCTGCAGGCCTTATAATAAAGGAAAGTTTGACTTTCTCCTCAATAGAATAGGCTTGAGTGTCTTCTTGGCACTCAACTGAGGTAATGGAAGCACACCGATTACAAAGTGTTCTTAAGTGTCAAATCCATAAATGAGGGCGGCTTCAGACTTCGATGTGAGCTAGAAAAACGAATCTtacatattcaaataaaatttataaatttatttatataaattaaaataataatatttaattaaataattttaaattaaaaaaataaacatatcattcaattataatttattcttttttatatataaaattttatttataagttgaaAAGATTATTAGTTAAGAAATGGAAATCAaagttttcataatttatgaTGCATGAAGGAAATTAATATGAACGAAAAATATTATTacgtgtataattttatatataaataataatatattattatataattagataattaataattaaaaataaaataaaattaattatataataatatattattatttatatataaaattacgtataaaaattattcgtataatttttgtataatttttattacgGATGAATGTTATTGAGGTTGGCCGGTTAACATTAAACACCAGAAAAGTAGTTTTTGACTTTAGAACCAATATCTTATATCATGGTGTGTTGTGGTCGGGTTTGTGCTTGTGGGCAAATCCATTTGAAGATCTTTTTGCttcttcaattaataaaaaaggtaATTGTTCACCTGTGAGACTTGACTTTTAAACTAAACAGTAAGGCCAAATCACTTTGTCCCAACCCAACGTTAGGTGAAAAGATAGGGgcaccctttaagtttgaaagttCAATTTCCCATCCATTATGCATTTAGTTAGTGCATTATGTTAGGTAGAAagataaaatgtcattttaacacaacctaaaaaaaaaccattcaaaaatattccaaattattaaattttttttttatttacaatattcacacatttataaattttttatctcttatttttcttctcccacTCATTTCCTTTTAATAAATGTCAATTTCTCATCCTTTTCCTTcttccaatttttttcttccatctCTTTTCTCTATTCTTCTCCCActtatttcttttcaataaacGTCAAtctattttcatttctattcATTCACGCATCTCTTTtcgataaatataaatttgtttctttctcttttttctctcactcattttattattactatttctTTACTCTTCTTCTctcattcatttctttttaataaatgtagcattttcttttatttttttgttaaccaATGTAACATTTTCTTTGCTCTTCCTTTCCCCATTCAattcttttcaataaaatgtcaatccatctctttctcttaaataatactatacatacccatttgagtacataaataatgcaTACTTATGTATaccattatgtgattaagtattattttatctttgattcaaaaccatttaattacataatgacacatattaaatatatttgtgtattaaaaatgagTACGCATAGTTTtagtgttttttcttttttctcctattcatatattttcaattcaaataaatataaattcaaggttattaaaatattttcttaagaaatcaaaaaatagaaaagcgGTGATGAAAATGACTGGAGCAAAAGAAGATGGAGGTGGAGATGACTAGAGGAAAATGATAGTTGATAGTAGTATTACTAAAAAAGATGATGTTAAgagaaatcaaaatattttcttaggaaatcaaaaaatagaaaagtggTGATGAAAATGACTGGAGCAAAAGAAGATGAAGGTGGAGATAACTAGAGGAAAATGATAGTCAATAGTAGTATTACtaaaaaagattatattcagagaaatcaaaatattttcttagaaaatcaaaaaatagaaaagcgGTGATGAAAATGATTGAAGCAAAAGAAGATGGAGGTGGAGATGACTAGAGGAAAATGATAGTCGATAGTAGTATTACTAAAAAAGATGATGTTAAGAGAaagatggaaaaagaaaaaaaaaggaaaaatatatttaaaaataataataaattatagttattattattggtggatgaattaatcaattaaatttctattttgattgaagtatctttgtaattttaataaagttaactatatattgataattgaaaCTTGCATTAAATGGtgagaatttttttcattatattaataaaggataaaactgtaatttcaactgaaaccaaacaaaattcacTAATGTAATAGGATGAAGATTGGGAAACTAGACTTTTCAATCTTAAAAGGTAGGAATTTGTCATTCCACCAacccttgggtggaaaatagtcatttggatAAACAGTAATGTCACGAAAATTGAACTCTATTGATGGGCAGATTATGTGAATGATGTCAGCTCCTCGCACTAACAGTTATAAAGCTTAATAATGATGTCAGTTTCTCGTACCAACAGTATAAAGgttataatcataaataaagggtaatattatatattttgttatacataatttttatatttaaataatatattattatataattaaatattaatttatttttaatttaaaattatttaattatataataatatattatttgtgtattttaattatatattaaaaataatttttatagtttattaataaataaatagaaaaaaattgtttttcattcaagttttggtgaaaagacaaatatatacccacaacatataaaaaactcaaatatttatccaagttttaattCGTTGACACAGacccaaaaatttttaattagggtaaataagtaaaattgttattttatcaataatagtataataattaaaattgtaacttATTCCGCCCTCCCtctttttaaaaactaacaatttttttgaaaattaagttttaaaaaatttattttttccctcaaaatatcaaaactaaaaTCCAACCATTTCCTTCAATGAATGACAACCCCCCTCCTAATGAAGGTAAACAACAGACAAAGGTTGTATTGTTGTCCAGATTTGGACGAGTGTTGTCTAGTGAAGTTTGGGATAAAGTTGCTAGCAGTCGTCAATGACaagagagatgaagaaaaaaacctagGAATTTGAGGTggaaaaaatcactttttaaagttgaagcctaatgtgaaatattaattttcaaaaccttaaaaaaaaagaaataaaattacatattttttaatattattattaaataacaattttatcttttgtttaattataattttatcaaaaatttaaaaataagtgaatatttagattttttatctattatatagatat is part of the Mangifera indica cultivar Alphonso chromosome 13, CATAS_Mindica_2.1, whole genome shotgun sequence genome and harbors:
- the LOC123194179 gene encoding cytokinin dehydrogenase 2-like; its protein translation is MAVNIQVFIYFILISIRISTRAISLPAELSDGIHSDPDVIKAASTDYGHIISVKPAAVLSPSSVDDIKTLISFSFNSNSTPYTVAAKGNAHSVWGQAMAAGGVVVDMLSLNKNGNGSRIVIAGNKSSGFYADVGSEQLWIDVLNATLKQGLSPVSWTDYLYLTVGGTLSNAGISGQTHRRGPQITNVKELDVVTGKGDLVTCSPQQNSELFFAVLGGLGQFGIITRARIVLEPAKKRVKWLRILYNDFAAFSKDQENLIAVGGASYQNAPDYVEGQLLMDPNTNLEFLPPPDRPKISSLIKQYGIIYFIEVAKYYDYSSPRANNTVDKELKWLLKNAMSFNPGYVYQADVTYLDFLNRVHPSELALRERGLWEVPHPWLNLFIPKSRIFDFNNGVFRDILLKNNFTSSLILLYPAFRNKWDDRMSAVIPDEDVFYIAGFLDSSGYDNWQVFVNKNDEILHFCDSAGIKVKQYLGHHESKEEWINHFGSKWNTFQQRKAQFDPKMLLSPGQKIFN